In Methanosarcina siciliae T4/M, one genomic interval encodes:
- a CDS encoding DNA topoisomerase I: protein MTVVAFAEKNKAAAQIAKILGDGEVDKISVEGLPAYEFKWKGEEWLVMGLSGHIMNYDFPEQYNKWSEVNPGTLLGIDPEKFVTRKEYGAAIKNLAKRADKIILACDYDREGENIGFEAKTLAEEVTNAPVARARFSALSPKEVRKAFESPVDPDHNLAMAAETRQILDLKMGAAFTRFVTLSVREKARTKDILSIGPCQTPTCGFVYEREKAIRAFKAKDFWKITAIFGAKGGDFEGTHRAGNIHDKEKAAEIFKRLKGAKEGFVVKKTVKEAKTSPPNPLNTTEFLKRASKFLGISPEVALEVAEQLYLAGFTSYPRTETNKYADDFDFKTLLSDFARQKEYRPFAESILSAPIVPKNGDKDAHDHPPIHPIRAAARGEISAAINIQHAAEVYDLIVRHFLSNLMPAAVFEKTHLHLQVREEPFDSSGTVLKDAGWLEAYPFENKKDKLLPFVEEEEKVDVKKLSNTKSKTSPPKKLTEAELLTLMDKHGIGTKATAPTHIETNKKRGYFETKGKTVSILDTGFTLMDGLSLTVPILVRPDIRAKIEALIQEVEDGKKEFEAALDEGTILIKEMYAQLEANKKELTANIAGTIKDEAALEDKKNYIGTCKACGHVLRIVQTDTGRFVGCTGYPDCRNSFPLPKIGALTVLRSKECKKGGAAVLKVGNKYNWAVGIGPCFKCELEKECYPPETVGPCPQCDGSMFLISFKDSRFLGCTKRCGYTHSVPKTGKLILLDKSCETCGWKLFRLKEDENPELEFCVNRRCPEGRKYWKQAGSRTVPRGQEKASAASAVSSPRAGAGRKPEAKSTPEARSTARKAESSAPGRVSKLSPASGRRKESK from the coding sequence ATGACAGTTGTCGCATTTGCAGAAAAGAATAAGGCAGCCGCCCAGATAGCAAAGATCCTGGGCGATGGGGAAGTGGATAAAATTTCAGTAGAAGGGCTGCCTGCTTATGAGTTTAAATGGAAAGGAGAAGAATGGCTTGTGATGGGGTTATCCGGGCACATCATGAACTATGATTTTCCGGAACAATACAATAAATGGAGTGAGGTAAACCCCGGTACGCTGCTCGGGATAGACCCCGAAAAATTCGTGACCAGGAAAGAGTACGGAGCTGCAATAAAAAACCTGGCAAAAAGGGCAGACAAAATTATCCTTGCATGCGACTATGACAGGGAAGGGGAAAACATAGGGTTTGAGGCAAAAACCCTTGCTGAAGAGGTTACAAACGCGCCTGTTGCAAGGGCACGCTTTTCAGCCCTGTCCCCAAAAGAAGTCAGGAAAGCTTTTGAAAGCCCCGTAGACCCTGACCATAACCTGGCAATGGCTGCGGAAACCAGACAGATCCTTGACCTGAAAATGGGTGCGGCTTTTACAAGGTTTGTTACGCTTTCGGTTAGGGAAAAGGCAAGGACAAAAGATATCCTTTCAATCGGGCCCTGCCAGACGCCTACCTGCGGTTTTGTTTACGAAAGGGAAAAGGCGATCCGGGCTTTTAAGGCAAAGGACTTCTGGAAGATTACTGCAATTTTCGGAGCAAAAGGCGGAGACTTCGAGGGTACCCACAGGGCAGGAAATATCCACGACAAAGAAAAGGCAGCAGAGATCTTCAAAAGATTAAAGGGAGCAAAAGAAGGCTTTGTTGTAAAGAAAACGGTAAAGGAAGCAAAGACCAGCCCTCCGAATCCGCTCAATACAACGGAGTTTCTGAAGCGGGCTTCAAAGTTCCTGGGAATTAGCCCGGAAGTTGCCCTTGAAGTTGCCGAACAGCTTTACCTCGCCGGGTTTACAAGCTACCCCAGGACAGAGACCAACAAATATGCAGACGACTTCGACTTCAAGACCCTGTTATCTGATTTTGCAAGGCAAAAAGAGTATAGGCCCTTTGCCGAGTCAATCCTCTCTGCCCCGATAGTCCCGAAAAACGGAGACAAAGATGCGCACGACCACCCTCCTATCCACCCTATCCGGGCGGCTGCGAGGGGAGAAATCAGCGCTGCAATAAACATCCAGCACGCGGCAGAGGTTTATGACCTTATTGTAAGGCATTTCCTGTCAAACCTTATGCCTGCAGCAGTTTTTGAAAAGACTCACCTTCACCTGCAGGTCCGGGAAGAGCCTTTCGATTCCTCAGGGACCGTGCTTAAAGATGCGGGGTGGCTTGAAGCCTATCCATTTGAAAACAAAAAAGATAAGCTCCTCCCCTTTGTAGAGGAAGAAGAGAAAGTGGACGTAAAAAAGCTGAGCAACACCAAGTCCAAAACCAGCCCTCCGAAGAAGCTGACCGAAGCTGAGCTCCTGACCCTTATGGACAAGCACGGGATCGGGACAAAAGCAACAGCTCCTACCCATATCGAAACAAACAAAAAGCGCGGCTATTTCGAAACCAAGGGCAAGACTGTCTCGATCCTGGACACGGGATTTACTCTGATGGACGGACTCTCCCTGACCGTCCCGATCCTTGTCAGGCCAGACATCCGCGCAAAAATCGAAGCCCTGATTCAGGAAGTAGAGGACGGAAAAAAAGAGTTCGAAGCTGCCCTTGACGAGGGCACGATCCTGATCAAAGAGATGTACGCTCAGCTTGAAGCAAACAAAAAGGAGCTGACCGCAAACATTGCAGGTACGATCAAGGACGAAGCTGCCCTCGAAGACAAGAAAAACTATATCGGGACCTGCAAGGCCTGCGGGCACGTACTCAGGATCGTGCAGACGGACACAGGGCGTTTTGTGGGCTGCACAGGCTATCCGGACTGCAGAAACTCTTTCCCTCTGCCGAAAATCGGGGCTCTCACGGTGCTCCGGAGCAAGGAATGTAAGAAGGGAGGTGCAGCTGTCCTGAAGGTAGGCAATAAATACAACTGGGCTGTCGGCATAGGTCCCTGCTTTAAATGCGAACTTGAAAAGGAATGCTATCCCCCTGAAACCGTGGGTCCCTGCCCCCAGTGTGACGGGAGCATGTTCCTGATCTCTTTTAAAGACAGCCGTTTCCTGGGCTGCACAAAACGTTGTGGGTACACGCATTCGGTCCCCAAGACCGGAAAACTGATCCTGCTCGATAAAAGCTGTGAGACCTGCGGCTGGAAACTCTTCAGGTTAAAAGAGGACGAAAACCCGGAACTTGAGTTCTGCGTAAACCGGCGCTGTCCGGAAGGCCGGAAATACTGGAAACAGGCAGGCTCCAGAACTGTGCCCAGGGGTCAGGAAAAAGCTTCTGCTGCTTCGGCAGTTTCCTCACCGAGGGCGGGAGCAGGAAGAAAACCTGAAGCAAAAAGTACACCGGAAGCAAGAAGTACGGCAAGAAAAGCGGAAAGCTCGGCACCCGGTAGAGTTTCAAAATTATCTCCTGCATCGGGCAGGCGGAAAGAGAGCAAATGA
- a CDS encoding type I restriction endonuclease subunit R, with translation MIFFAQKILRKFPGNYTFVVVTDRDELDDQIYRNFQNAGAISEAGVQARSGEHLKRLLTEDHRLVFTLIHKFGTKKGVKHPLLSKRDDIIVIADEAHRTQYDTLAQNMRDALPNAGFIGFTGTPLMAEEEKTRDTFGDYVSIYNFMNSIEDGATVPLYYENRVPEVQLKNDNLNDDIYGEIEKAGLDGEEESKLATEFAKEYHIIVREDRLETIAKDIVEHYVTRGYTGKALVVSIDKLTTVKMYDKVRKYWNQYIDELKAQRKATTRSEDAKALEKLISEFESVDMAVVVSEGQNEVKKFEKNKLDIKPHRKRMNEENLEETFKDSKSDLKIVFVCSKWREGFDVPSLSTIYLDRPMKDHSLMQTIARANRVYGDKSGGFIVDYVGIFENLEKALKIYATPRSGTIEIPIKPKEILLETLEQKIKELNKFLSDLSVDPKKIIRTKSGFEKIRLLKNATDAILKNKSTKKKFLTEAGVALKIYKSILPHKRASEFLLQITLYEELINEIHSLDPEVDISRVMDSIQGVLDKSIKSREYIIEESKKGRIISLKEIDFDALADRFDKQHKNTEFEWLKNLVSYKLKEMIRLNSSRLDYQRRFETLIEAYNSGSANVDHSYKELIDFAKELKKEDERAIMENLTEEELSLFDKLKKPDLTEKEKIQVKKVSKELLTTLKAEKLVLDWRKKQQAVAAVKKEIEDELDRGLPDSYAVPTYEEKCNTVFQHIYDSYAGDNHSIYEAIA, from the coding sequence ATGATCTTTTTTGCACAAAAAATTCTGCGAAAATTTCCGGGAAACTACACCTTTGTGGTCGTGACCGACAGGGACGAACTTGACGATCAGATCTACCGGAATTTCCAGAACGCAGGCGCAATAAGTGAAGCCGGCGTGCAGGCAAGAAGCGGAGAACATCTCAAGCGTTTGCTCACCGAAGACCACAGGCTTGTTTTCACACTGATCCATAAATTCGGGACAAAAAAAGGCGTAAAACATCCTCTGCTTTCGAAACGTGACGACATCATAGTAATTGCAGACGAAGCCCACAGGACTCAGTATGATACCCTGGCGCAGAACATGAGGGATGCCCTTCCAAATGCTGGTTTTATAGGCTTTACAGGTACGCCTTTAATGGCTGAAGAAGAAAAGACAAGGGACACATTCGGGGACTATGTGAGCATCTACAACTTCATGAACTCCATAGAAGACGGGGCAACTGTTCCTCTCTATTATGAAAATCGGGTTCCTGAAGTCCAGTTGAAAAACGATAACCTTAATGACGATATTTACGGGGAAATTGAAAAGGCCGGCCTTGATGGCGAAGAAGAATCAAAACTTGCCACCGAGTTTGCCAAGGAATATCACATCATTGTAAGGGAAGACCGTCTGGAAACAATTGCAAAAGACATTGTGGAACACTATGTCACACGGGGCTATACCGGCAAAGCCCTTGTCGTATCCATTGATAAGCTCACAACCGTAAAGATGTACGACAAAGTCCGGAAATACTGGAACCAGTATATCGATGAGCTTAAGGCACAGAGAAAAGCTACAACAAGAAGTGAGGACGCAAAAGCGCTGGAAAAGTTGATCTCAGAATTTGAAAGCGTGGACATGGCTGTTGTCGTCAGCGAAGGGCAAAATGAGGTAAAAAAGTTTGAGAAAAATAAGCTGGATATAAAGCCCCACAGGAAAAGAATGAATGAGGAAAATCTGGAAGAGACTTTCAAAGACTCAAAGAGCGATCTCAAAATTGTTTTCGTCTGCAGCAAATGGAGGGAAGGCTTTGATGTTCCTTCACTCTCAACAATTTACCTTGACAGGCCCATGAAAGACCACAGCCTCATGCAGACAATTGCCAGAGCTAACAGGGTCTACGGAGATAAAAGCGGGGGTTTTATTGTTGATTATGTGGGTATCTTCGAAAACCTTGAAAAGGCCCTCAAGATTTACGCCACACCCAGATCCGGCACGATTGAAATTCCGATAAAGCCAAAAGAAATACTTCTGGAAACTCTCGAACAGAAGATCAAAGAGCTGAATAAATTCCTGTCCGACCTTTCTGTAGATCCGAAAAAAATCATCAGGACAAAGTCAGGTTTTGAGAAAATAAGGCTTTTGAAAAATGCCACTGATGCTATTCTCAAAAACAAATCAACGAAAAAGAAGTTTTTAACCGAGGCCGGAGTCGCCCTAAAAATCTATAAATCCATACTCCCCCACAAGCGGGCTTCAGAGTTTCTTTTGCAAATAACTCTTTACGAGGAGCTGATAAACGAAATTCATTCCCTGGACCCTGAAGTTGATATTTCAAGAGTAATGGACAGCATACAGGGGGTTCTGGATAAATCGATCAAGTCCAGAGAATACATTATTGAGGAGTCAAAGAAAGGAAGAATTATTTCACTTAAAGAAATAGACTTCGATGCTCTGGCAGACAGATTTGATAAACAGCACAAGAACACGGAATTTGAATGGTTGAAAAACCTTGTTTCTTACAAATTGAAAGAAATGATAAGATTAAATAGCAGTCGCCTCGATTACCAGAGGAGGTTCGAAACCCTGATCGAAGCATATAATTCGGGTTCTGCTAATGTAGATCATTCTTACAAGGAATTGATCGATTTTGCTAAAGAGTTGAAAAAAGAAGACGAAAGAGCAATAATGGAAAATTTAACTGAAGAAGAACTCTCCCTCTTCGACAAGTTAAAAAAACCTGATCTTACAGAAAAAGAGAAAATCCAGGTAAAGAAAGTTTCAAAAGAGCTGCTTACCACATTAAAAGCCGAGAAACTTGTTCTGGACTGGAGAAAGAAGCAGCAGGCTGTCGCCGCAGTCAAAAAAGAAATCGAAGACGAACTGGATAGAGGACTTCCCGACTCATACGCTGTACCAACTTATGAAGAGAAATGCAATACGGTTTTCCAGCATATCTACGACTCTTATGCCGGTGATAACCACAGCATCTACGAAGCAATAGCCTGA